A genomic stretch from Desulfotignum balticum DSM 7044 includes:
- the glmL gene encoding methylaspartate mutase accessory protein GlmL: MGIAILIDFGSTHTKVLAVDIDDEEILGRAQAVTTVEKDITIGLNLALKKLFTENDLKESDITNKYACSSAAGGLRMAAIGLVPALTLEAARRAALGAGAKVIWSSGYELDELQLQKIEDNSPDIILLTGGTDGGDRKVILHNAELLAESNIQAHFLVAGNRSVVQKVKIILDEGGKNAQITHNVLPEVDRLDIEPAQALIRNLFIKQITEAKGLNKAQNYIGDIVMPTPSATLQAATLLADGTENESGIGSLLVVEVGGATINIHSVAEGQPSNSNIILRGLPEARIKRTVEGDLGIRYNAPSILEFVGSQVCLSQLQAMAADVNLNTSELTDLAQGLSNNVGHVPNTDFDFCLDRVLAESAVAFAVERHVGTLRQEFSLAGEIKVQKGKDLTQVNNIIGTGGIFKYGRAPEEVLCSALFDPQKPWSLKPISPTAYIDRDYLLYGIGLLAEDFPDKALRIAKRSMVPACLNIHKGKLASVAS; the protein is encoded by the coding sequence ATGGGTATCGCGATATTAATAGATTTTGGCAGTACACATACGAAGGTCCTGGCTGTTGATATTGATGATGAGGAGATTCTGGGCAGGGCCCAGGCTGTCACGACAGTTGAAAAGGATATTACAATAGGACTTAATTTAGCTTTAAAAAAGCTTTTTACCGAAAATGATCTCAAAGAATCCGATATAACAAACAAATATGCCTGCAGCAGTGCTGCCGGAGGTCTAAGAATGGCTGCTATTGGTCTCGTTCCTGCCTTGACACTCGAGGCAGCCAGACGTGCCGCACTGGGTGCAGGTGCGAAAGTGATATGGTCTTCCGGATACGAGCTGGATGAACTCCAGCTCCAGAAGATTGAAGATAATTCGCCTGATATCATTCTATTAACCGGAGGAACCGATGGGGGGGATAGGAAAGTAATCCTGCATAATGCAGAGCTTTTGGCAGAATCAAATATTCAAGCCCATTTTCTAGTTGCAGGCAACAGATCAGTGGTCCAGAAGGTAAAGATTATCCTGGATGAGGGTGGGAAAAATGCCCAGATTACACACAACGTCCTTCCGGAAGTGGACCGTTTAGACATTGAACCGGCCCAAGCTTTGATACGGAACTTGTTCATCAAACAGATCACAGAGGCAAAAGGCCTGAACAAAGCCCAAAATTACATTGGTGATATTGTTATGCCAACGCCTAGTGCGACGTTACAGGCAGCTACATTGCTTGCTGATGGCACAGAAAATGAATCTGGTATCGGATCATTGCTGGTTGTTGAAGTTGGCGGTGCAACAATTAATATTCATTCGGTGGCTGAAGGCCAGCCCAGTAATTCAAATATCATTTTAAGAGGGCTTCCGGAAGCAAGGATTAAAAGAACGGTTGAAGGCGATCTGGGTATCCGATACAATGCGCCGTCAATCCTGGAGTTTGTAGGGAGTCAGGTATGTCTGTCCCAACTCCAGGCAATGGCTGCAGATGTTAATCTTAACACATCTGAACTTACCGATTTAGCCCAGGGACTGTCTAATAATGTAGGTCATGTCCCGAACACAGATTTTGACTTCTGCCTGGATCGTGTTTTGGCAGAATCCGCTGTAGCGTTTGCTGTAGAAAGGCATGTCGGTACTTTACGCCAGGAATTTTCCCTTGCAGGAGAAATCAAGGTCCAAAAGGGTAAAGATCTCACACAAGTAAATAATATCATAGGCACAGGAGGTATTTTTAAATACGGGCGAGCTCCGGAAGAAGTCCTGTGCTCAGCACTTTTTGATCCGCAGAAGCCCTGGAGTCTGAAACCGATCTCTCCTACCGCCTACATTGACAGAGATTACCTGCTTTACGGTATTGGCCTGCTGGCAGAGGACTTCCCAGACAAAGCCCTTAGAATTGCGAAAAGATCTATGGTGCCGGCCTGTCTTAATATCCATAAAGGCAAGCTTGCATCTGTAGCATCCTGA
- a CDS encoding DUF169 domain-containing protein, producing the protein MLSISDINQMGKEIETWLRMRVHPIAFKLIKEENELPKDTVIPSRDIGKRLNLCQAFSLVQRGGVTIGMFLSDHWCFEPVIGLGFADRIPKFLSGYHRYPDSVRDIEAAENWCHNMPYLEQERQTGLLMAPIHKATFMPDVVIMHINGMMASQMMIVKNWMDGGDITCQLSGHAGCVYAIVPPLQKQSCHIAIPCRGDRQVGMAQDDEIFFSFVPKMLPDFIAGIEVLEQNGWGIPMHHFIKEEVQMRDKYVDMSRLLGMVVPTD; encoded by the coding sequence ATGCTTTCTATTTCAGACATCAATCAAATGGGAAAAGAGATCGAAACCTGGCTTCGCATGCGTGTGCATCCGATCGCCTTCAAGCTGATCAAAGAAGAAAATGAACTGCCCAAAGATACGGTCATTCCGTCTCGAGACATCGGCAAACGATTGAATCTGTGCCAGGCTTTTTCCCTGGTGCAGCGAGGCGGAGTCACCATCGGTATGTTTCTTTCGGATCATTGGTGCTTTGAACCCGTGATCGGACTGGGCTTTGCCGACCGCATTCCCAAGTTCCTATCCGGTTACCACCGCTATCCCGACAGTGTCCGGGATATAGAGGCTGCGGAGAACTGGTGTCACAACATGCCGTATCTGGAGCAAGAAAGGCAAACAGGCCTTCTCATGGCGCCCATTCACAAGGCGACCTTTATGCCAGACGTTGTCATCATGCATATCAACGGGATGATGGCCAGCCAGATGATGATCGTGAAAAACTGGATGGATGGCGGCGATATCACATGCCAGCTTAGCGGACATGCTGGCTGTGTTTATGCCATTGTTCCACCCTTGCAGAAACAGAGCTGCCATATCGCCATTCCGTGCCGGGGCGACCGGCAAGTTGGGATGGCCCAGGATGATGAAATTTTTTTCAGCTTTGTGCCGAAAATGCTGCCGGACTTTATCGCCGGCATCGAAGTACTCGAGCAGAACGGCTGGGGGATTCCAATGCACCATTTTATAAAGGAGGAAGTTCAGATGCGGGACAAGTATGTTGATATGTCGCGATTACTGGGGATGGTTGTCCCAACTGATTAA
- a CDS encoding flavocytochrome c, which translates to MHSTPDKWDEEIEVVVVGSGFAGLSAAAEAAGLGAQTVILEKLSRYGGNSIISGGGYCASDSNLHLRQHLGLGEDSFQLHLEDTLKGGDFCGLPELVEKMVYGAPEGLNWLIDAGAEFQETLPRIGGHSAARTHLPKGSGRGLTDPLKKLALARGAKLRTNTPVSGIWRTKREGPVLGVQITTDGTPWNIKVKKALVLASGGFSGDVNMRMAANPSLVPEYGCTNIRGATGEIIQYARAVWADVLRLDFIQLYPCANPKNSGIDSFALHAYSGTGYGLFYVNTLGKRFVNELDRRDVVSSAQINSGGKPSYSILNREIFHKLTATGAAIRTSVERGRLFEAESIAGLAEKLGGMPAMALKETVDKHNDFIKSGADTDFKKPITPAMVPLDQGPYYAFAQWPAIHHCMGGLRIDTQAQVIDICGKPIPKLYAAGEVCGGIHGANRLGGNAIPDCIVFGRIAGINAAQATS; encoded by the coding sequence ATGCATTCCACACCTGATAAATGGGACGAAGAAATTGAGGTTGTCGTTGTGGGGTCCGGATTTGCGGGATTATCCGCCGCGGCCGAAGCTGCCGGGCTTGGGGCACAGACCGTCATCCTTGAAAAGCTGAGTCGCTACGGAGGCAATTCCATCATCTCCGGCGGCGGCTATTGCGCCTCTGACAGCAATTTGCACCTGCGGCAACATCTCGGATTGGGAGAAGACTCCTTTCAATTGCATCTGGAAGACACTCTTAAGGGCGGTGACTTTTGCGGTTTGCCTGAATTGGTGGAAAAAATGGTTTATGGCGCCCCGGAAGGGCTGAACTGGTTAATCGACGCCGGCGCCGAGTTTCAGGAGACTCTGCCCCGCATCGGTGGTCATTCAGCCGCGAGAACCCATTTGCCCAAAGGTTCGGGACGTGGATTAACGGATCCGTTGAAAAAACTGGCCTTAGCCAGAGGAGCCAAGCTGCGTACAAACACACCGGTCTCAGGCATATGGCGCACAAAAAGAGAAGGCCCTGTGTTGGGAGTACAAATTACCACTGATGGAACTCCATGGAATATCAAAGTGAAAAAGGCCCTCGTGCTTGCCTCAGGCGGATTTAGTGGTGACGTAAACATGCGCATGGCCGCCAATCCTTCTCTGGTGCCGGAATACGGATGTACCAACATCCGGGGTGCGACAGGTGAAATCATCCAGTACGCCAGGGCAGTATGGGCCGATGTCCTGCGCCTTGACTTTATTCAGCTCTACCCCTGCGCCAATCCCAAAAACAGCGGTATTGATTCCTTTGCTCTGCATGCCTATTCGGGCACGGGCTATGGCTTGTTTTACGTCAACACCCTGGGCAAACGTTTTGTCAATGAACTGGACCGGCGAGATGTGGTTTCAAGTGCCCAAATCAACTCCGGCGGCAAACCGAGCTATTCGATCCTTAACCGGGAGATTTTCCATAAATTGACAGCTACCGGTGCCGCCATTCGCACCAGTGTGGAAAGAGGACGGCTCTTTGAGGCGGAGTCCATCGCAGGGCTTGCCGAAAAGCTGGGAGGGATGCCGGCAATGGCCCTCAAAGAAACGGTTGACAAACATAATGATTTCATCAAAAGCGGGGCCGACACAGACTTTAAGAAACCCATTACACCGGCCATGGTTCCGCTTGACCAAGGGCCGTATTATGCTTTTGCCCAATGGCCAGCCATCCATCATTGCATGGGCGGACTGCGCATCGATACTCAGGCCCAGGTCATCGATATCTGTGGCAAGCCCATTCCAAAATTGTATGCAGCCGGTGAAGTCTGTGGCGGTATCCATGGCGCCAACCGCCTTGGCGGCAATGCTATTCCTGATTGCATTGTTTTCGGGCGAATTGCCGGAATCAATGCTGCTCAAGCAACCTCATAA
- the glmS gene encoding methylaspartate mutase subunit S: MDKTNIVIGTIGADAHMIGAWVLTKAFQEAGFGVTFLGAVVPQQEFIDAAVETNAKAILVSSMYGMGIIDCEGLRDKCIEAGLSDIILYAGGTVAAPLELEKNWPEIEKRFEDIGFNRVFPNTVMAEDVIQILSSDLGLSE; this comes from the coding sequence ATGGATAAAACAAACATCGTAATTGGAACTATTGGTGCCGATGCACACATGATCGGTGCATGGGTACTTACAAAGGCATTTCAAGAAGCAGGTTTCGGTGTAACCTTTTTAGGTGCTGTGGTTCCCCAGCAGGAATTTATTGATGCTGCAGTTGAAACAAATGCGAAAGCGATTCTCGTCTCTTCCATGTACGGTATGGGCATTATCGACTGTGAAGGATTAAGGGACAAATGTATAGAGGCAGGTCTTAGTGACATTATCCTCTACGCCGGGGGCACTGTGGCAGCACCTCTTGAACTGGAAAAAAATTGGCCAGAAATTGAAAAACGCTTTGAAGATATCGGCTTTAACAGAGTATTTCCGAATACGGTTATGGCAGAGGATGTTATCCAAATTCTTAGTAGTGACCTTGGTTTATCAGAATAA
- a CDS encoding 3-hydroxyacyl-CoA dehydrogenase/enoyl-CoA hydratase family protein gives MSQISKIGVIGAGHMGSGIAQKIAQEGMQVVLVDIKQTAVDNGIAGIRGLLEGGVKRGLFTPEKVEKILSRITGTTDMADVADADIVIEAVFEDKAVKTTLFKNLDAVCKDATIFATNTSSFFVHEFANQTRRPDRFIGLHYFFHPAKNKLLEIIPHDTTSQQTLDAAKTFAALHGKVAIQVKDSPGFAVNRFFVPSSNEAARMLGEGMGNVATIEEASKRAFGMGMGSFEILNITGIPLAVHASQSLGSELGLFYGTPDRLTEQMEKNEDWDLTDGPVEEDRIDAIVDRFYSVCLGAAASLVDEGVATMEDVNLGAKIGLRWRQGPFEIMNRIGIDKTCRVVEDAVKRYPGFKMPQILVDQKKKGQPFDFKLVDLEKRSDIAWITIRRPDAMNALNEAVFQQLAQAFDTAENDSDVEAIVFQGAGKTFVAGADIQFFVDRIKAGRIDHIETFTKKGHDLLWKIENSTKKTIVLLDGLSLGGGSEMALACQYIVATPAGSMGLPETGIGIVPGLGGMLRMARRVGPALARYFVFTGQTLSAQDAFDLGIVHCIVDPGEIETAIRKITDMTDNTDKYAPKKIPDRFAPLADLFADTQLDGWDHAPARVKKMLDRKSPKALAMANKIMTAQEGLSMDAAVACELDCLKDLFSTADAFEGLSAAASHRKPTFTGK, from the coding sequence ATGTCTCAGATTTCTAAAATAGGGGTTATCGGTGCCGGGCACATGGGCAGCGGCATTGCCCAGAAGATCGCCCAGGAGGGCATGCAGGTCGTGCTGGTGGATATAAAACAGACCGCGGTGGACAACGGCATTGCCGGGATCCGGGGCCTGCTGGAAGGCGGGGTAAAGCGGGGCTTATTCACCCCGGAAAAAGTGGAAAAGATCCTGTCCCGCATCACCGGCACCACGGACATGGCGGATGTGGCAGATGCGGATATCGTCATCGAGGCCGTGTTTGAGGACAAGGCCGTCAAAACAACCCTGTTCAAGAACCTGGATGCCGTGTGCAAAGATGCCACCATTTTTGCCACCAACACCTCCAGTTTTTTTGTGCATGAATTCGCCAATCAGACCCGCCGGCCGGACCGGTTCATCGGGCTTCACTATTTTTTTCATCCCGCCAAAAACAAGCTGCTGGAGATCATTCCCCATGATACCACCAGTCAGCAGACCCTGGATGCGGCCAAAACGTTTGCCGCGCTCCACGGCAAAGTGGCCATCCAGGTGAAAGATTCCCCCGGATTTGCCGTGAACCGGTTTTTTGTACCCTCCTCCAATGAAGCGGCACGGATGCTGGGAGAGGGCATGGGCAATGTGGCCACCATCGAAGAAGCCAGCAAGCGGGCCTTTGGCATGGGCATGGGATCTTTTGAAATTTTGAACATCACGGGTATCCCCCTGGCCGTGCACGCCTCCCAGAGCCTGGGAAGCGAGCTGGGACTTTTTTACGGCACCCCGGACCGGCTGACAGAGCAGATGGAGAAAAACGAAGACTGGGATTTGACCGACGGACCGGTGGAAGAGGACAGGATCGATGCCATTGTGGACCGGTTCTACAGCGTGTGCTTAGGGGCGGCCGCCTCTCTGGTGGATGAAGGCGTGGCCACCATGGAAGATGTCAACCTGGGCGCCAAAATAGGGCTGAGATGGCGCCAGGGCCCGTTTGAGATCATGAACCGCATCGGCATCGATAAAACCTGCCGGGTGGTGGAAGACGCCGTCAAAAGATACCCTGGTTTCAAGATGCCCCAGATCCTTGTGGACCAGAAAAAAAAGGGGCAGCCCTTTGATTTCAAGCTGGTGGACCTGGAGAAAAGATCCGATATCGCCTGGATCACCATCCGCAGGCCTGATGCCATGAACGCCCTGAACGAGGCCGTGTTCCAGCAGCTGGCCCAGGCCTTTGACACAGCTGAAAATGACTCGGATGTGGAAGCCATCGTGTTCCAGGGGGCAGGCAAAACCTTTGTGGCCGGCGCAGACATCCAGTTTTTCGTGGACCGCATCAAAGCCGGCCGTATCGACCACATTGAAACCTTTACCAAAAAAGGCCATGACCTGCTCTGGAAAATTGAAAACAGCACCAAAAAAACCATTGTCCTGCTGGACGGCCTGTCTCTGGGCGGGGGCAGTGAAATGGCCCTGGCCTGCCAATATATCGTGGCCACGCCGGCCGGGTCCATGGGCCTGCCGGAAACCGGCATCGGCATTGTTCCGGGCCTGGGAGGGATGCTGCGCATGGCCCGGCGGGTGGGACCGGCCCTGGCCCGGTATTTTGTGTTCACCGGCCAGACCCTTTCCGCCCAGGATGCATTTGACTTAGGCATTGTCCACTGCATTGTGGATCCCGGTGAGATCGAAACCGCCATCCGGAAGATCACCGACATGACGGACAATACAGACAAATATGCACCCAAAAAGATCCCGGACCGGTTTGCGCCCCTGGCAGACCTGTTTGCCGACACACAACTGGACGGGTGGGACCATGCACCGGCACGGGTGAAAAAGATGCTGGACCGCAAATCCCCCAAAGCCCTGGCCATGGCCAACAAGATCATGACCGCCCAGGAGGGATTGTCCATGGATGCGGCCGTGGCCTGTGAACTGGACTGCCTCAAAGATCTGTTCTCCACAGCCGATGCCTTTGAAGGCCTGTCCGCAGCCGCATCTCACAGAAAACCTACGTTCACAGGAAAATAA
- a CDS encoding cob(I)yrinic acid a,c-diamide adenosyltransferase: protein MKGYVQVYTGDGKGKTTASLGLALRAAGAGLKVFIVQFLKKGDYSEINALSKFNNVTVVQYGSGIFLRGKPSEKDMADAMAGFKKLCEVFEKNEHDVVIADEANVAVMCGVLDEKKLLSLIDLKPENIELIITGRGATEILIQKADLVTEMKEVKHYYYQGVSARIGLEK from the coding sequence ATGAAAGGATATGTTCAAGTATATACTGGTGATGGTAAAGGAAAAACCACAGCTTCCTTGGGTTTAGCCCTCAGAGCAGCAGGAGCAGGACTAAAAGTTTTTATCGTTCAATTCCTGAAAAAAGGAGATTATTCAGAAATAAATGCCTTGTCGAAATTTAACAACGTCACAGTCGTGCAGTATGGATCTGGAATTTTTTTAAGAGGCAAACCTTCAGAAAAAGATATGGCCGATGCTATGGCTGGATTTAAAAAACTTTGTGAAGTTTTCGAGAAGAATGAACATGATGTTGTAATTGCGGATGAGGCTAATGTGGCAGTTATGTGTGGAGTATTAGACGAAAAAAAACTTCTATCTCTCATTGACTTGAAACCTGAAAACATTGAGTTAATAATTACCGGAAGAGGTGCAACAGAAATTTTAATCCAAAAAGCCGATCTAGTTACTGAGATGAAAGAAGTTAAACATTATTACTACCAAGGGGTTTCTGCGCGTATTGGGTTAGAAAAATAA
- a CDS encoding thiolase family protein, protein MYTKSYIPYKGYYSTPFCKWQGSLANENAITLGAAMSRQFFEQKDLDANDLDYCIFGNTIGQHRQFYASPWSAALLGAQALPAIAISQACTTGATCINQAAMGIETGLFELPYVLTVDRTSNGPHTIWPNPKGPGGEVISENWNMDNFNADPNTGKKMVETAENVAKENGFTKEVCDDLVVRRYEQYQAGQADNRAFQRRYMQPVEIAISKKKTIMVEEDEGIIPSTKEGLARLKPTIPGGVLSFGAQTHPADGNAGVIVTTKEKARQLSADDKVTIQVIAYGFSRERRGFMPAAPVPATRMALKNAGLAIKDIRVIKTHNPFIVNDLYFAKQMEIDPFGFNNFGSSLIFGHPQGPTATRLIIEGIEETVMAGGGYFLWTGCAAGDCGAALILKIS, encoded by the coding sequence ATGTATACCAAGTCATATATCCCCTACAAAGGCTATTATTCCACCCCTTTCTGCAAATGGCAGGGCAGCCTGGCCAATGAAAACGCCATCACCCTGGGAGCGGCAATGTCCAGACAGTTTTTTGAACAAAAAGATCTGGATGCAAATGATCTGGACTACTGCATCTTCGGCAACACCATCGGCCAGCACCGCCAGTTTTATGCCTCCCCCTGGTCGGCGGCACTACTGGGGGCACAAGCCCTTCCCGCCATTGCCATCAGCCAGGCCTGCACCACCGGTGCCACCTGCATCAACCAGGCCGCCATGGGCATTGAGACCGGGCTGTTTGAACTGCCTTATGTGCTCACCGTGGACCGCACCTCCAACGGTCCCCACACCATCTGGCCCAATCCCAAAGGCCCCGGCGGAGAGGTGATTTCGGAAAACTGGAACATGGACAATTTCAATGCCGATCCCAACACGGGCAAAAAAATGGTGGAAACCGCTGAAAACGTGGCAAAGGAAAACGGATTCACCAAAGAGGTGTGCGACGATCTTGTGGTGCGGCGGTATGAGCAGTACCAGGCAGGTCAGGCCGACAACCGGGCGTTTCAGCGCCGGTACATGCAGCCCGTGGAGATCGCCATCTCCAAAAAGAAGACCATTATGGTGGAAGAAGATGAAGGCATCATCCCCTCCACAAAAGAGGGCCTGGCCCGCCTTAAACCCACCATCCCGGGCGGAGTTTTAAGTTTCGGGGCCCAGACCCATCCGGCGGACGGCAATGCCGGGGTGATCGTCACCACAAAAGAAAAGGCCCGGCAGCTCAGCGCCGATGACAAGGTGACCATCCAGGTGATCGCCTACGGCTTTTCCAGAGAGCGCAGAGGATTCATGCCTGCAGCCCCGGTACCCGCTACCCGCATGGCCCTGAAAAACGCAGGCCTCGCCATCAAAGACATCCGGGTCATCAAGACCCACAACCCTTTTATCGTCAATGACCTGTATTTCGCCAAACAGATGGAGATCGACCCGTTCGGATTCAATAATTTCGGATCGTCCCTGATTTTCGGCCATCCCCAGGGCCCCACGGCCACCCGCCTGATCATCGAAGGCATCGAGGAAACCGTCATGGCCGGGGGCGGGTATTTCCTGTGGACCGGGTGTGCCGCCGGCGATTGCGGGGCCGCCCTGATTTTGAAGATATCCTGA
- a CDS encoding MmgE/PrpD family protein — translation MTEKKITDNHSAENLISEFVETLSHDQIPESALNVARQIILAVSGTAVAGAGEDGCRPLYEMLKEQGGKPEATVMVYGDKLPAPGVAMLNGFMCRALDFCDAMAPGLHMGSSLIPSALAAAEIMGGCSGKAFITAVVVGAEIGARFNLTEQTYDGFDPTGVAGVFASTAVAARILGLTQEQITNSLALAFNRCGGSFQSNVDGSLAVRLIQGWVAAAGLECAVLAKLGFTGPANYIDGIYGYLHLFAKDVINSTDLTEKLGERYLLENTVFKKYPSCGLTQGITELALNLVTEHNLEPDHIESVEVILPPYAYRLVGHEFEMGRNVRVNAQFSVQFCAANAIVRRSSNLSHFSEESVRSPELQPIIEKIKIKSDPDLNFRSHTAVDFSVLTIDGKKYTSQLDVAPGFPGNPLTDNDHISHFSQCMDYAQIPLHPNQAELLFKNIMSIENVEDIRLMLDTLKARGNCS, via the coding sequence ATGACTGAAAAAAAAATTACTGATAATCATTCAGCAGAAAATCTGATTTCAGAATTTGTCGAGACACTTTCACATGATCAGATTCCGGAAAGTGCGCTAAACGTTGCCAGACAGATCATTTTAGCTGTATCCGGGACTGCCGTCGCAGGTGCCGGGGAAGATGGCTGCCGACCGCTGTATGAAATGCTTAAAGAGCAAGGCGGCAAACCGGAAGCCACCGTGATGGTATATGGAGACAAACTGCCTGCGCCGGGTGTTGCAATGCTTAATGGTTTCATGTGTCGGGCGCTTGATTTTTGTGATGCAATGGCGCCCGGACTCCATATGGGCTCATCCTTGATTCCTTCCGCACTAGCAGCTGCCGAAATAATGGGCGGCTGCTCCGGTAAGGCTTTCATTACCGCGGTTGTTGTCGGAGCTGAGATAGGTGCTCGTTTTAATCTCACGGAACAAACCTATGATGGTTTCGATCCTACCGGTGTTGCCGGGGTTTTTGCTTCAACAGCCGTTGCAGCCCGTATACTTGGATTAACCCAAGAGCAAATAACAAACTCACTGGCTTTAGCCTTCAACAGGTGCGGCGGGAGTTTCCAAAGCAATGTGGACGGATCGTTGGCGGTTCGTTTGATCCAGGGTTGGGTTGCGGCTGCCGGATTAGAATGTGCAGTTTTGGCAAAACTAGGATTCACAGGGCCAGCCAATTATATAGATGGTATTTACGGGTATCTCCATCTGTTTGCAAAGGACGTAATCAACTCGACAGATCTGACAGAAAAGCTTGGTGAAAGGTATTTGCTTGAAAATACGGTATTTAAAAAATATCCCAGCTGCGGACTTACCCAGGGCATCACCGAGCTTGCCCTAAACCTGGTTACCGAACATAACCTTGAGCCGGACCATATTGAATCGGTTGAGGTGATATTGCCCCCATATGCATACCGGCTTGTAGGTCATGAGTTTGAAATGGGAAGAAATGTAAGGGTCAATGCGCAGTTCAGTGTTCAATTTTGTGCTGCCAATGCCATAGTCAGAAGATCATCAAACCTGTCTCATTTCAGTGAAGAATCAGTCCGTTCCCCTGAATTGCAACCAATAATAGAAAAGATTAAAATCAAGTCTGACCCGGATCTTAATTTTCGGAGCCATACCGCCGTGGATTTCTCGGTTTTAACCATTGATGGCAAAAAATATACATCTCAACTTGATGTCGCACCTGGATTTCCCGGCAATCCGTTAACAGATAATGACCATATTTCGCATTTTTCCCAATGCATGGACTATGCCCAGATACCCCTTCATCCGAACCAGGCCGAACTGTTATTTAAAAATATTATGTCAATAGAAAATGTCGAAGATATCAGGTTGATGTTGGATACCCTCAAAGCGCGGGGCAATTGCAGCTAA